One window of the Solanum stenotomum isolate F172 chromosome 11, ASM1918654v1, whole genome shotgun sequence genome contains the following:
- the LOC125844651 gene encoding uncharacterized protein LOC125844651 codes for MKLQLHFQHCNLPLLIQLKHKSPIKNPRFPYGKREIYRAASEKRSIVKPLALEILPKSKKLSRSEISKERSNLLVLGAVSVGVVLFLMGFDDKNQALALGPEGPLMEEFWENMRRYGLYALTVSTGVLWAVFQPIYELLKNPISAILILTIMGGSFYIVSQVVSAMVGVTDFSYDYNY; via the coding sequence atgaaacttcaactccatttTCAACACTGTAATCTTCCATTACTCATTCAACTCAAGCACAAATCACCCATTAAAAATCCAAGATTCCCGTATGGGAAAAGAGAAATTTACCGGGCAGCTTCAGAAAAAAGAAGCATAGTGAAACCATTAGCTCTGGAAATTTTGCCCAAATCCAAGAAATTATCAAGAAGTGAAATTTCTAAGGAAAGATCAAATCTTTTGGTATTGGGAGCTGTTTCTGTTGGTGTAGTGTTGTTTTTAATGGGTTTTGATGATAAAAATCAGGCATTAGCTTTGGGTCCTGAAGGTCCATTAATGGAGGAATTTTGGGAAAATATGAGAAGATATGGTCTTTATGCATTGACAGTTAGTACTGGAGTTCTTTGGGCTGTTTTTCAGCCTATTTATGAACTTTTGAAGAACCCCATTTctgcaattttgattttgactaTAATGGGAGGCAGTTTTTATATTGTTTCTCAAGTGGTGTCTGCTATGGTTGGTGTTACTGATTTTAGTTATGATTATAACTATTAG
- the LOC125844650 gene encoding TPD1 protein homolog 1-like translates to MTMKSFFIFYVVLLLVSFSVVHINNALELAHEKNGAVLNYTVNPARKLLQLPDIGEGDGIGYIGDGNDNDGNVGGDDGIGGFVGNVGDGNGGDGNSTGGDGSENRIGEGTCSNKFIQVNQGPSASLPSGIPTYTVIVLNACFSGSCSISDIHLSCGWFSSARLINPKIFRRLNYNDCLVNDGQPLTAGQSLTFSYANTFPYKLAVSSIVC, encoded by the exons ATGACAATGAAGAGCTTTTTCATATTCTATGTGGTTTTGTTGCTTGTCTCATTCTCTG TTGTACACATTAATAATGCTTTGGAGCTAGCTCATGAAAAGAATGGTGCTGTCCTAAACTACACTGTCAATCCTGCTAGGAAGTTACTACAACTACCTG ATATTGGTGAAGGTGATGGTATTGGCTATATTGGTGATGGTAATGACAATGATGGCAATGTTGGTGGCGATGATGGTATTGGTGGCTTCGTTGGTAATGTTGGTGATGGTAATGGTGGCGATGGTAATAGTACTGGTGGTGATGGTTCAGAGAACAGAATAGGTGAAGGTACTTGTTCAAATAAATTCATTCAAGTGAACCAAGGTCCATCAGCATCACTTCCAAGTGGTATACCAACGTATACTGTTATCGTCTTAAACGCGTGTTTCTCAGGAAGCTGTAGTATTTCTGACATTCACTTGAGTTGTGGTTGGTTCAGTTCAGCAAGGCTTATTAATCCAAAGATTTTCAGAAGACTTAACTATAATGACTGCCTTGTCAATGATGGACAGCCTCTCACTGCTGGACAATCTCTTACTTTCTCATACGCTAATACTTTTCCATATAAACTTGCTGTTTCTTCTATTGTCTGCTAA